One genomic window of Cannabis sativa cultivar Pink pepper isolate KNU-18-1 chromosome 2, ASM2916894v1, whole genome shotgun sequence includes the following:
- the LOC115720899 gene encoding hydroxyproline O-arabinosyltransferase NOD3, which translates to MIGRKNMGRPSPVLLVLLVLGFFFATYNLLTIVMHHKASSSENLSADGLKLLEPVRLMPEETKTDEISKSKYHVALTATDAPYSQWQCRIMYYWYKVMKDKPGSDMGKFTRVLHSGTPDNLMEEIPSFVVDPLPQGLDRGYIVLNRPWAFVQWLEKATIEEEYILMAEPDHIFANPLPNLAKGNHPAAYPFFYIKPAENEKIIRKFYPEENGPVNNVDPIGNSPVIIKKSILEEIAPTWVNVSLRMKDDPETDKAFGWVLEMYAYAVASALHGVRHILRKDFMLQPPWDLEVGKRFIIHYTYGCDYNLKGELTYGKIGEWRFDKRSYLSGPPPKNLSLPPPGVPESVVRLVTMVNEATANIPGWET; encoded by the exons ATGATTGGAAGGAAAAACATGGGTCGGCCATCCCCAGTGCTTCTTGTTCTTTTGGTGCTTGGATTTTTCTTCGCTACATACAATCTATTAACCATCGTAATGCACCACAAAGCCTCTAGCTCAGAGAATTTGAGTGCTGATGGATTGAAATTGTTAGAACCCGTAAGACTAATGCCTGAAGAAACGAAGACAGATGAGATTTCAAAATCAAAGTATCATGTCGCCCTTACAGCAACTGATGCTCCTTACAGCCAGTGGCAGTGTCGAATTATGTATTACTGGTATAAAGTGATGAAAGATAAGCCTGGATCAGATATGGGAAAGTTTACCCGAGTCTTGCATTCAGGTACCCCTGACAATTTGATGGAGGAGATTCCTTCATTCGTTGTTGATCCTCTTCCACAGGGCTTGGATAGG GGTTATATTGTCTTGAACAGACCATGGGCTTTTGTCCAATGGCTGGAGAAAGCAACAATAGAGGAAGA GTACATTTTAATGGCGGAACCTGATCATATATTTGCAAATCCTTTACCCAACTTAGCAAAAGGAAATCATCCAGCAGCATATCCATTTTTCTATATTAAGCCCgctgaaaatgaaaaaataattagaaaattctATCCAGAGGAGAATGGTCCAGTGAACAATGTTGATCCCATTGGAAATTCTCCTGTAATCATTAAAAAG TCCATTCTGGAGGAAATTGCTCCCACGTGGGTGAATGTTTCCTTGAGAATGAAAGATGACCCGGAGACTGATAAGGCTTTTGGATGGGTGCTTGAAAT gTATGCATATGCTGTAGCATCTGCTTTACATGGGGTGCGGCATATTCTTCGCAAAGACTTCATGTTGCAG CCTCCGTGGGATTTGGAAGTTGGTAAGAGATTTATTATCCATTATACCTATGGATGTGACTACAACTTAAAg GGAGAGCTGACTTATGGGAAAATTGGAGAATGGCGTTTTGATAAGAGATCTTATCTAAGTGGTCCTCCACCAAAAAACCTTTCATTACCTCCTCCAGGAGTTCCTGAAAGTGTG GTAAGACTTGTGACAATGGTGAATGAGGCTACTGCAAACATTCCTGGGTGGGAAACTTAA